GAGGAGGACGACTTGACCAAGAGACTTGTTTTGGTATGTTTGATCTGTCTGTGCGCAGTCAGCTTCAACAGAAGTGTGACGCCGTCACATGCTCAGGCGCCGGTGTCCTTCAGCAAAGACATCCAGCCGATACTCGAGCAAAACTGTTTGAGCTGTCATGGCCAGTCGATACAGAGTTCCAGGCTCAACTTGAGCACTCTCGACGGCGCGTTGCGCGGTGGCGCGCGCGGCTCCGCCATTGTACCGGGCCGGGCAGAGGATAGCCGGCTCTACCGCATGGTCGCCGGTCTGGATAAGCCGGCGATGCCTCTGAACGGCAATAAACTTACGGACGAGCAGATCGCCGCGATCAAGAACTGGATCGATTCGGGCGCTCACTGGGATACCGGCGCCGTCGCGGCAAAGACTCAGCCCGACCCGGCCACCGCGTTCGCGAATCTGCAAAACGTCCAGCTCCCTGCCAGCGCCCGTGAATACTGGGCCTTCAGGCCGCCTGTACAGGCGCCGGTTCCCGCCGTTGCGCGGCAGTTCTCGAATCCCATCGACCACTTTCTGGAAAAGGCCCGCGAGGAAAAGGATTTGAAGGCGGCGCCCAAGGCCGACCGGCTCACCTTGCTTCGGCGCGCGTATCTGGACTTGATCGGTCTGCCGCCTACGCCTGCAGAAACCGACGCCTTCATGAAAGACACTGCTCCGGGCGCCTGGGAACGCTTGATCGACAAGTTGCTCGCATCGCCGCACTACGGCGAGCGCTGGGGCCGCCACTGGCTGGATGCAGCCCGCTATGCAGACTCGAGCGGCTATGAGAACGACACGGATCAGCCGAACATGTGGCGATATCGCGACTACGTCGTCAAGTCCTTCAATGACGACAAGCCCTACAACACATTTATAAAGGAACAGATCGCCGGCGATGAGATGCCCAACCGGACCGATGACAGCCTGATCGCCACCGGCTTCCTGCGCGCGGGTCCCCGCGTTCGCAATCATGAACACGCCAATCCCGCACGGCGCTACGACTACCTGGACGATGTGCTTGGCGCGGTCGGCAAGGGCGTGCTGGGACTGACCCTGCAATGTGCGCGCTGCCACGATCATAAGTTTGATCCGATCCTGATGAAGGATTATTACGCGATGGAAGCGTCGATCTTCGGTTACGTGGAGGTCGAATATCCGCTGGGACCACGCGAGCAAGCGGATGCCTACATGAGAAAGATCACCGAAATCGAGGAGAAGGGTGCAGATCTAAAGGATGAGATCGACAAAATCGACAAGCCTTACCACGATAAGCTCGCCTTGGAAGAGATCCGCAAGAAGTATCCGCCGGAGGTGGTTCGCGCGGTCGAGAAGCCGGAGAGCGAACGGACGCCCGGCGAGAAGTTAACCGCAATCCAGGTGCTCGACAGGGGCGTTCGCTCGGCCGATGTCGACAAGATCATGACTCCCGAAGACGCGGCGAAGAAGAAAGCGCTGAACGATCAGATCGCCGCTCTTAATGCGGAAAGGCCGAAACCGGTGCCGATGGCATCGATTGTTACCGATGGCGATTGGCGCAGCGTCGGGCTGGGCTACGGCGACCGTAACGATGGCGCTTGTCCGAAATGCGAACAGGAGTATGTCGGGGCCGGGAAATTCCTCGAGTTGGGACCCGGTAAAGCGAACTACAAGGTCCCGCCGTCGTTCTTCCTGATGCGCGGCGATCCGGACAGCAAGGCATATCCAACCAAGCCCGGTTTTCTCACCGTGCTCACGAATGGAAATCCACCTACCGAACTTCCACCCGCTGACGGACGGACATCGGGACGCCGGCTGGCGATGGCGGAATGGCTGATTTCGCCAGACAATCCGCTGCCCGCCAGGGTGATCGTCAATCGGATCTGGGAAAACCATTTTGGAAAAGGAATCGTCCCCACGCTGGACAATTTCGGCAAGATGGGCGAGCAGCCCACCAATCAGGCGCTGCTTGATTGGCTGGCCGTGGAATTCGTGAAGAAGGGCTGGAGCATTAAACAGATGCAGCGGCTCATCATGACTTCGGAAGCCTATCAAATGTCATCGGACTACAGCGACGCCGCCAGCGCGAAGACTGATCCCGAAGACACCTACCTGTGGCGGTACCGCATTCAGAGAATCGACGGAGAGATCATCCGCGACAACATCATGTCCGTTGCCGGCTCTATCGATTTGACGATGGGCGGCCCCGCGGTCTTCCCGCACGTCGATGAATCGTTTATCAAGTCGCTGTTTCGCGGCATCTATAGAAATCAGGACGACGCCCCCAACGTCTGGCGCCGAAGCATCTATATATATGCCAAGCGCACGCTGCCGAATCCTATGCTGCAGGTCTTCGACTTGCCCGATATGAGCCAGTCTTTCGGCGCCCGGTACGTATCGACGGTACCGACGCAGGCGCTGCAGCTGATGAACGATGATTTCGTCCTCAACCAGGCACAAC
This genomic interval from Terriglobia bacterium contains the following:
- a CDS encoding PSD1 and planctomycete cytochrome C domain-containing protein, with amino-acid sequence MTKRLVLVCLICLCAVSFNRSVTPSHAQAPVSFSKDIQPILEQNCLSCHGQSIQSSRLNLSTLDGALRGGARGSAIVPGRAEDSRLYRMVAGLDKPAMPLNGNKLTDEQIAAIKNWIDSGAHWDTGAVAAKTQPDPATAFANLQNVQLPASAREYWAFRPPVQAPVPAVARQFSNPIDHFLEKAREEKDLKAAPKADRLTLLRRAYLDLIGLPPTPAETDAFMKDTAPGAWERLIDKLLASPHYGERWGRHWLDAARYADSSGYENDTDQPNMWRYRDYVVKSFNDDKPYNTFIKEQIAGDEMPNRTDDSLIATGFLRAGPRVRNHEHANPARRYDYLDDVLGAVGKGVLGLTLQCARCHDHKFDPILMKDYYAMEASIFGYVEVEYPLGPREQADAYMRKITEIEEKGADLKDEIDKIDKPYHDKLALEEIRKKYPPEVVRAVEKPESERTPGEKLTAIQVLDRGVRSADVDKIMTPEDAAKKKALNDQIAALNAERPKPVPMASIVTDGDWRSVGLGYGDRNDGACPKCEQEYVGAGKFLELGPGKANYKVPPSFFLMRGDPDSKAYPTKPGFLTVLTNGNPPTELPPADGRTSGRRLAMAEWLISPDNPLPARVIVNRIWENHFGKGIVPTLDNFGKMGEQPTNQALLDWLAVEFVKKGWSIKQMQRLIMTSEAYQMSSDYSDAASAKTDPEDTYLWRYRIQRIDGEIIRDNIMSVAGSIDLTMGGPAVFPHVDESFIKSLFRGIYRNQDDAPNVWRRSIYIYAKRTLPNPMLQVFDLPDMSQSFGARYVSTVPTQALQLMNDDFVLNQAQLFADRIKNEAGDDVGKQIDLAYRIALTRPPTATELSLATDMIGSGSLVDFTNVMLNLSEFVYTR